AACAGTATCATCCATTCTGCCGGGTTTTCATCATCTGAAACGCTGTTCATCGAACAAGCTTCTCCTGGCACCGTTACATTCATCAGAACATACTTTAACTTCAGACAAGTTGAAAACGATGTTAAAGGAGAAaggctttgatttatccttgcTGGAAGAAGATTTCCAGGTGTTGAAAGTGCCATCCAGAGCCGCGAGGACGAAAGCACAGGCAGCGAGAGCCACGAAGATTTGGCCTCTGAATTTCCATCCAGATCCTAACATCGAATGTCTGATCGATGGATCCGTGTTCGCGGATCAGCAATTGGATCTGATAGAAAGGTACATGAACGTTGCTATAGAAGCCGCCAAATTAGAAGCCATTGGCGACGAGCATTGCAATGGTAGCGCGGTGATCGTTGATCCCGAAGATGGAAGGATCCTCGCGATCGCAGCTTCCAGAATCGATCAGCATCCGATGTGGCACGCGGTTATGTTAGCCGTGGATCTGGTGGCCAAACTTCAAGGTGGCGGTGCCTGGAAATTGAATAAAGACTCCCGAGAAAGTGTTCAAATAGCGGACGAAGACTATGCAACCAGGGAAAGAAGGATAAAAAGGAAGTACATAGAGGAAGCTCCACTTTATTACCCCTCGTCGTTGTCCATCCTTGATCTACCGGAAGAAGAGTCTTTGAAGTCGACTGTTGTTAAACAAGGACGCAGAAACAACATTTCCAAGAGGACAGATTCAGGGAAAAGTGAAGCAGTAAACGCAGAAAAATGTGGTCCCTATTTGTGCACAGGGTACTGGACGTTTCTGTTGAGGGAACCATGTCCTCTCTGCGCCATGGCTCTTTTGCATTCCAGAGTTTCGAGGATATTTTATGGAGTACCTAATCAATGTACAGGCGTGTTAGGATCTAAAACGGTTCTACACGCTGTGCCAGGTTTGAATCATCGGTATCAGGTTTGGAGCGGTGTTCTGGAGCAAGATTGCCGACGAGTGTTGCAAGAAATCCAGAACAGAAATACGGATTGACTCAGCCGATTCACCCGCAACAATTGAttgtaattttctattaaccaACGATTCGTGGAACAGCCACGATGATgcctttaaaaaatatcttatATGGAATATTCCTCTTGTACTTTATGAAGATTAAAAGAGTGGAAATAAGTCGGCTTTGAATGGGTCATCGATCTCGATCAGTCTGCTTCCCAAATTTGGACACCTGTGAAAGGTTTCGTACCTGATGGTCGTTTAGGAAGCTTAACAGACGTGTTAGCGACGTTCTAACTGCAAACGTAACGACCGGTTtagaatttcaatgaaaagCAGACGGCGTACATGATCTTACACGTGGTTCGAACGTGCATTTGTCCATTACGAGGTAGATATACGGGACGACCTTGGTGTCTTGGTATAATTTGCAGGAATAGAGATCTCTATCCATCGGTCTGTCGCTGTTCCTTTATCCACACGACCAGATAAACGTTTCGTTGGTTCCGTGTTCCCCGACACCGCTACGTTAACCGAAGACCCATCAAACTTTCTTTTGCAAGTTTTTCACTTTGATGTCGTTCAAAGACTAGAAGAAGATCGGATGCTCGACAGATTTAAGGTTCGTAAGGAGCGAGCATAGCTCGGAGACGACTcgtagttaattaattaagaagatGATTCTTTAAAAGCGTTGCGTCAGAGGTAGCAAATATCTGTGCTCCTTTGAAGAACGTTTC
The sequence above is drawn from the Osmia bicornis bicornis chromosome 14, iOsmBic2.1, whole genome shotgun sequence genome and encodes:
- the LOC114879542 gene encoding probable inactive tRNA-specific adenosine deaminase-like protein 3 — its product is MAITSPKCSKESKVEARTRSWIARPILSSEFTDDPILEEVYVGLLKQKQNTSTAIQTVSSILPGFHHLKRCSSNKLLLAPLHSSEHTLTSDKLKTMLKEKGFDLSLLEEDFQVLKVPSRAARTKAQAARATKIWPLNFHPDPNIECLIDGSVFADQQLDLIERYMNVAIEAAKLEAIGDEHCNGSAVIVDPEDGRILAIAASRIDQHPMWHAVMLAVDLVAKLQGGGAWKLNKDSRESVQIADEDYATRERRIKRKYIEEAPLYYPSSLSILDLPEEESLKSTVVKQGRRNNISKRTDSGKSEAVNAEKCGPYLCTGYWTFLLREPCPLCAMALLHSRVSRIFYGVPNQCTGVLGSKTVLHAVPGLNHRYQVWSGVLEQDCRRVLQEIQNRNTD